The Streptomyces sp. NBC_00236 DNA window TGGTGACGTGCTGCGCGCCGGGAATCAGCCGGGCCATCCGGGCGATGTCCTGCTGGTCGATCCGGCTCCTGGGGCCACCGCCGATGACGAGGGTGGGGGCGGTGATCTGGCCGAGGAGTTCACGGCCTGCCGGATCCGGGTCGCCCAGCTGGGCGTCGATGGAGGGCACCAGCGGCCAGTCGAAGTCCAGCTGCCCGTCGGGGCGTTCGGCGACTGCTCGGGGCGTTTCGAGCGGGAAGGGCGGCGGCGCCTCCTCGATGACGAGGCGGCCGATGAGTCCGGGCTGCCGTTCGGCGAGCAGATACGCCGCGGCGCCGCCCATGGAGTGTCCGACGACCGTGGCACCGGCGAGGTTGCGTACTTCCAGGAAGGCGTGCAGGTCGTCGCGGAACAGCTCGAAGGAGTAGCGGCCTGGCCAGTCGCTGAGTCCGTGGCCGCGGAAGTCGAAGGCGTACACCCGGTGCCGGGCGGCGAGCCGTTCGGCGACGGTGGTCCAGGTGTTGCTGGAACCGCACCGTCCGTGGACGAGGACGACGGGAGGTGCGGACGGGTCGCCCCACACGCGGTGGGCGAGCCGGACCCCGCCGGCCTGGACGCTGTGCACGTCCGGGTCCAGGAAGGCGGTGACGGTCCGGACGAAGGCGCCCGGGTCGTCGAGCCAGGGGAAGTGACCGGCGCCGCGCTGCACGGCGAACTCCGATTCCGGGAAGAGTGCGGCCAGTTCGGCGGCGCGGTCGGGCGTGGTCACGCCGTCGTACGCGCCTGCGAGGACGAGCACGGGGCAAGGAAGGGTCCGCAGCGCGGCGACCGTCGCGGCCGGGTCGAACGCCCCTTGCCCGTAATAGGCCTGCGCCGCCTCGGAGTTGATCTGCCGCGCGGACAGATCCGCATGAGCCTGTGCGGCCGCGTCCCAGCGCCCGTAGAGGAACGGCCTGGCCGCTGCGCGCAGCTCGTCCGTCATGCGTCCTGCCCAGATCTCCTCCAGAGCCGGGAGCGCCTGCCCGTACCAGGGTTCGGCGCTGCGCAGCGCGGCGGCCTCCCGGGCCTCGCGCTCGACGAACGGAAAGCCGACCGCCCTGGTGGTGGGCGCGACGAGGATCAGGCTCCGCACCGCCTGCGGGTACCGTGCCGCGTAGAGCGCGGCGAGGTCCCCGGCCGCCGAGTGGGCGAGCAGGTCGGCACCGTCGATCCCCAGGTGCCGGCGCAACGCCTCGATATCCTCGACGAGCCGGTCGCACCGGTAGGTGGAGATGTCGTCCGGTACGGCGGAGTCCCCCGTGCCGCGCAGATCGAGGACGACCAACTGCCGTACGGCGGAGAGCCCGCCGAGGTCCCCGAGGTAGGCGCCGGCTCTCATCGCACCGCCCGGCAGGCAGATCAGCGGCTCGCCCTCCCCCATGACGTGATAGGCGAGCTCGGTCCCGTCGTACGTGCGGAAGGTCGGCATGGACCCATCCAAACAGGGCCGACCGGGTGATGCAGCCGTGTTCGGTAGGGGCGTATCGGTGGCACGTTCCGGATACGCCGCGCCTCTTGCCACACCGGGGAAGATCCTGAATTACTGCTCCCGGAAGGAACGACCGAATGATCGGTCGTCTGCACGGCGCACGGACGAGGGAGATCGGCATGGCGGTTCTGCTGGACGCTGCGGAACGGATGAGCAGCGAGGAGCTGGCGTCTCTGCAGCTGGAGCGGCTGCGGGCCACCCTGCATCATGCGTACGACCGGGTCGGTCACTACCGGCGGGCGTTCGACCGGGCGGGGCTGCATCCGGACGACTGCCGCTCGCTGGCCGATCTGGCCCGGTTCCCCTTCACCACCAAGGCCGATCTGCGCGACAACTACCCGTTCGGGATGTTCGCGGTACCCGAGGAGCAGGTGCGGCGGATCCACGCCTCCAGTGGCACGACCGGCCGCCCGACGGTCGTCGGCTACACGGACAAGGACCTGGACACCTGGGCCGACGTGGTGGCCCGCTCGATCAGGGCGGCCGGCGGACGCCCCGGGCACAAGGTCCATGTCGCGTACGGGTACGGGCTGTTCACCGGCGGGCTGGGCGCGCACTACGGCGCGGAGCGGCTCGGCTGCACGGTCATTCCGGCCTCGGGCGGCATGACGGCCCGGCAGGTCCAGCTGATCCAGGACTTCCGGCCCGAGATCATCATGGTGACGCCGTCCTACATGCTGACGCTCCTGGACGAGTTCGAGCGACAGGGCGTCGACCCACGGACGACGTCGCTGAAGGTGGGGATCTTCGGCGCCGAGCCGTGGACTCAGGAGATGCGCCGCGAGATCGAGGAGCGGTTCGCGATCGACGCCGTCGACATCTACGGGCTGTCCGAGGTGATGGGTCCGGGGGTGGCGCAGGAGTGCGTGGAGACGAAGGACGGGCTGCACATCTGGGAGGACCACTTCTATCCGGAGGTGGTCGACCCGTTCACCGGCGAGGTGCTGCCCGAAGGGGCGGAGGGCGAGCTGGTGTTCACCTCGCTCACCAAGGAGGCCATGCCGGTGATCCGCTACCGGACCCGCGACCTGACGAGGCTGCTGCCCGGCACGGCCCGGGTCTTCCGGCGCATGGAGAAGGTCACCGGGCGCAGCGACGATCTGGTGATCCTGCGCGGGGTGAACCTCTTCCCGACGCAGATCGAGGAGATCGTGCTCCGTACACCGGGGGTCTCGCCGCATTTCCAGCTGCGGCTGACCCGGGAGGGGCGGCTGGACGTGCTGACGGTACGGGCCGAGGCCCGGGCCGGAGCGACACCGGAGCAGCGGGAGGCGGCCGCCGCTTCGGTCGCGGCGGCCGTCAAGGACGGGATCGGCGTATCGGTCGGGGTCGAGATCCTCGATCCGGAGACGCTGGAGAGGTCCGTCGGCAAGTTCAGAAGGATCGTGGACGAGCGGGAGCAGCGGGGCAGTTGACGTCGGGGCCCAACAGCCGCCCCGCGTCTGGTCACGGCGCTCCGCCCGCGCCCGGGCGCGGCCGTCCCGGAGACCAGGGACGCCACCGACAGCTTCTCCATGTCGGGGTCGCCCTCGTCCGTCGGTAGCCGCCCTCTTCGACTCAGGCGAAGCGGTCGCGGAGCTCGCGCTTGAGGATCTTTCCGCTGGCGTTGCGCGGGAGAGCGTCCACGAACACGACCCTCTTCGGGGCCTTGAAGTGGGCGAGCTTCTCGCGGGCGTGGTCGATCAGTTCGGCCTCGGTGGCCTCCCCGCGCAGCACCACCACGGCGGTGACGGCTTCGATCCAGCGCTCGTCGGGCAGTCCGACGACGGCCGCCTCGGCGACGGCGGGGTGGGTGTAGAGCGCGTCCTCGACCTGGCGGGAGGCGACGAGGACGCCGCCGGAGTTGATGACGTCCTTCACCCGGTCGACGACGGTGAAGTAGCCCTCCGCGTCACGGACGGCGAGGTCGCCGGAGTGGAACCAGCCGTCGCGGAACGCCTCGGCACTCTCCTCGGGCTTGTCCCAGTAGCCGCTGCACAGCTGGGGCGAGCGGTAGACCACCTCGCCCGCGGTGCCGTCGGGAACGTCCTTGCCGTTCTCGTCGACGACCTTCGCCTCGACGAAGAGGACGGGCCGGCCGCAGGAGTCCATCCGGCCCTCGTGCTCGTCCGGTCCCAGGACGGTGGCGAGGGGGCCGATCTCGCTCTGGCCGAAGCAGTTGTAGAAGGCGAGCTCCGGAAGGCGTGCGCGCAGGCGTTCCAGTACCGGGACGGGCATGATCGAAGCCCCGTAGTACGCCTTGCGCAGACCGCCGAGGTCGCGGACCGCGAAGTCCGGGTGGTTGGCAAGACCGATCCAGACGGTGGGCGGGGCGAAGAGACTGTCGGCCTGCCCCGACTCGACGAGGCCGAAGATCCGGGCCGCGTCCGGGGCGTCGAGAATCGTGTTCTCGGCGCCGACCGCGAGGTAGGGCAGCAGGAACACGTGCATCTGCGCCGAGTGGTAGAGCGGCAGGGCGTGCACGGGCCGGTCGGCGGCGCGCAGATCGAGGGCGGTGACGGCACTGACGTACTCGTGGACGAGGGCGCCGTGCGTCATCATCGCGCCCTTGGGCAGGGCGGTGGTGCCGGACGTGTACAGCAGCTGCACGAGGTCGTCCGCCGACGGTTCGTGCGCGGACGTGAAGGGGCGCGGAGTGCCGAGTTCGGCCAGGAGCGAGCCGGGGGCGTCGCGCAGCGGCCGTACGGCATGCCCCGGCGGGACACGGCCGGCGAGGTCGGGGTCGGTGAGGACCAGCGAGCTGCCTGACTGGCTCAGGATGTACGCGAGGTCCTCGCCCGTGAGGTTCTGGTTGACCGGCACATGGACGAGTCCGGCGCGGGCGCAGGCGAGGTACGCGATCAGGTACGCGTCGGAGTTGTGGGCGTAGGAGGCGACCCGGTCCCCCGGGTGCAGTCCGTGGCCGTCCATGAGGACGGCGGCCGCGGTGCTGACCGCCTCGTCGAGCCCGCGGTAGGTCCAGGCCCGGTCGGCGTACCGCAGGGCGGTCCGCTCGGGGGTGCGCCGTGCGCTGCGGGTCACGACGCCGTCGACTGTGCTGCTGCGTACACCGGTCATGGCGTGATCCTGTGCGGCCGGGGCCGCGGGGTCAAGGTCTGGATACCGACCGGGATGTTGACAGACGTACAGGCGTGCTGGCTGAGTGGCCCATGACATCTCGAACTCCTGAGTAACCGTCTCTCGCACCCGCAGAGTTGGGAGGAACGTTGCCCCTCCGGAACCGTCTGAGGATTCTCGCCGTATCCGGTCTCGCGCTGTTCACCGTGTCGGCGTCCCTGCCGCCGGCCTCGGCGCACACCACCCGCACTCACCATCCGTCGGGCGGCGGGCTGACCGCCGTGATCCGCTACACCGAGTACGGCATTCCGCACATCGTGGCGAAGGACTACGCGAATCTGGGCTTCGGCAACGGCTGGGCGCAGGCCGCCGACCAGGTGTGCACGCTCGCCGACGGCTTCGTCACGCTGCGCGGGGAGCGGTCCCGGTACTTCGGTCAGGACGCGGCGCCGGACGGCTCGCTGTCCTCGGCGGCGAAGAACCTGTCCAGCGACCTGTACTTCCGCGGGGTACGCGACAGCCGCACCGTGGAGAAGCTGCTGAAGGTGCCCGCCCCGGCCGGACCGAGCCGTGCGACGAAGGAACTCCAGCGCGGCTGGGCAGCCGGCTACAACGCCTGGCTGGCGCAGAACCGGATCACCGACCCTGCCTGCCGGGGCGCCCGCTGGGTGCGCCCGGTGACCACGCTCGATGTCGCGGAGCGGGCCTTCGCGCTCTCCGTGCTCGGCGGCCAGGGCCGCGGCATCGACGGCATCACGGCCGCGCAGCCGCCCGCCGCCGCCCCGGCGCCCGCTCCCCCGGCGCCCGGCGAGGCGGCGGACGCGGCGGCGCGGCTGCTGTCGACGCAGAACGCGGACATGGGGTCCAACGCCGTCGCGTTCCGCGGCAGTACGACGGCGAACGGGCGCGGGCTGCTGCTCGGCAACCCGCACTATCCCTGGCAGGGCGGGCGGCGGTTCTGGCAGTCCCAGCAGACCATCCCGGGTGAGCTGAATGTGGCGGGCGGTTCGCTGCTGGGTTCCGCGACGATGTCCATCGGGCACAACGCGCACGTCGCGTGGAGCCACACGGTGGCCACGGGCGTCACGCTCAACCTGCATCAGCTGGCCCTCGATCCGGCCGATCCGACCGCGTACCTGGTGGACGGGAAGCCGCAGCGGATGACGAAGCGCACGGTCTCCGTCGCGGTCGAGGGCGGCGGGTCGGTGACGCGCACCCAGTGGTGGACCCGGTACGGCCCCGTCGTCACCTCGCTCGGTGCGGGTCTGCCGCTGCCCTGGACGCAGACGGCCGCGTACGCGCTGGGCGACCCGAACGCGGTGAACCTGCGCTCCGGAGACACCGCGCTCGGGTTCAGCAAGGCCCGCAGCACGGCCGGGATCAAGGAGGCGCTGCGACGTACGCAGGGGCTGCCGTGGGTCAACACGATCGCGGCCGACTCCGCCGGGCACACGCTCTTCTCGCAGTCGCAGGTGCTGCCGAGGATCACGGACGAGCTCGTGCAGCGCTGTTCGGCGCCGCTGGGCAGGGCCACGTATCCGACGTCGGGACTCGCGGTGCTCGACGGCTCGCGGAGCGACTGCGTACCGGGGTCGGATCCGGACGCGGTGCAGCCCGGCATCTTCGGCCCGGGCCGGATGCCCACCGTGGAGAACGCGCCGTACGTCGAGAACTCCAACGACAGCGCCTGGCTGACGAACGCCGACGCCCCGCTGACCGGGTACGAACGCATCTTCGGGAACGTGGGCACACCGCGCTCCATGCGGACGCGGGGCGCCGTCGAGGACGTCTCGGCGATGGCGGAGCAGGGCCGGCTGACCGTCGCCGATCTGCAGCGCCAGCAGTTCGCGAACCGGGCGCCGGCCGGTGACCTGGCCGCATCCGGTCTGGCACGCGCCTGCGAGACGCTGCCCGGTGGCACGACTCCCGGGAGCACGGGCACACCGGTCGACGTCTCGGCGGCCTGCCCGGTGCTGCGCGCCTGGGACCGGACGGTCGACACGGGGAGCCGGGGCGCGTTGCTCTTCGACCGGTTCTGGCGCCGGGCGGTGGCCGTGCCGGCGTCCGACCTGTGGAAGGTGCCGTTCTCCCCGGCCGACCCGGTCGGCACGCCGAACACGCTCAACACCTCGGCACCGCCTGTCCTCGCAGCCCTCGCCGACGCGGTGACCGAGCTGAGGGGTGCGGGCATCGCCCTGGACGCACCGCTGGGCGAGCACCAGTCCGTACTGCGGGGTGAACGGCGTATCCCGATCGGCGGCGGGACGGAGGCCCTGGGGATCTGGAACAAGACGGAGGGTGTGTGGGACGCGGCGGCCGGCGGGTACACGGACATCTCGACCGGTTCCAGCTACATCCAGGCGGTCGGCTGGGACGGCGGTCCCTGTCCGGTGGCGCGCACCCTGCTCACCTACGCGCAGTCGTCGAACCCGGCGTCGCCGCACTACAGCGATCAGACCGAGCTGTACTCGGGTGAGCGCTGGGTGACGTCGCGGTTCTGCGAGGAGGACATCGCGCGTTCACCCGCCCTGAAGGTGGTGCGGGTGCACGAGCACCGCTGAGACCCGGTGGCCCGCGATCGGCCCCTGCCCGTTGACCGGTCGGGGGCTGATCGCGAGGAAGACGAACGCGACGAAGACGGACAGGTGCACGCCGCCCCCGGAGCAGCGGCCGGTGCCCGCTCGCAGGGAGGGACGCCCGGACAGGCCGTCAGCTGTGCCCTTCCCAGTACGGCTCGCGCAACCGTCGTTTGTACAGCTTGCCGTTGGGGTCGCGGGGCATCGTCGTGATGAAGCCGAGGGTCTTGGGCCGTTTGTACCCGGCGAGCAGGCCGTCGCAGTGCCCGAGGATCTCGGCTGCGAGCTCGTCACCCGCCTCGTGTCCCTCGGCGGCCTCGACGACCGCTCTGACCTCCTCGCCCCAGTCGGCGTGCGGGATGCCGAAGACGGCGGCGTCGGCGACGGCGGGGTGACTGAGCAGGGCGCTCTCGATCTCGGCGGGGTAGATGTTCACCCCGCCGGAGATGATCATGTCGATCTTGCGGTCGCGGAGGAAGAGATAGCCGTCCTCGTCCAGCACGCCGAGGTCACCGACGGTGAAGAAGTCGCCGATGCGGTTCTTCCTCGTCTTGCCCTCGTCCTTGTGGTAGCTGAAGCCGCCGGTGCTCATCTTCATGTAGACGGTGCCGAGCTCGCCCGGGCCGAGCCGGTTGCCGTCGTCGTCGAAGACCGCGAGTTCGCTGATCGGCCAGGCCCGGCCGACGGTGCCCGGCTTCTTCAGCCAGTCGTCGGCGGTGGCGAAGGCGCCGCCTCCCTCGCTGGCCGCGTAGTACTCCTCCACGCACCGGCCCCACCAGTCGATCATGGCCCGTTTGACGTGGTCGGGGCAGGGGGCGGCGCCGTGGATGGCGTGGCGCATCGCCGAGACGTCGTACCGCTGCCGGACCCCTTCGGGGAGGGCGAGAAGGCGGTGGAACTGGGTGGGGACCATGTGGGTGTGGGTGCAGCGGTGGGTGTCCATCGCCCGCAGCATCTCCTCGGGCGACCACTTGTCCATCAGGACGAGGGGGTGGCCGATGTGCAGGGCGGCGCCCGCGAACTGGAGCACGGCGGTGTGGTAGAGCGGCGAGCAGACCAGGTGGACGTTGCCGTCGAACGGCTTGATGCCGAAGATGCCGAGGAAGCCGCCGAGGTAGCTCTCCTCGGGAAGCTTGCCCGGCAGCGGGCGGCGGATGCCGCGCGGGCGGCCGGTGGTGCCGGAGGTGTAGTTCATGACCCAGCCCAGCGTGCGGCCCTCCGGGGGCGACACCGGCCGGTTCTCCAGCAGTTCGGCGTACGGGCGGAAGCCGTCGACCGCACCGACGCCGTAGCGGTGGCTCGTGGGCAGTTTCGCCTCGTCGGCGGCGGCGGTCGCTGCCTCGGTGAAGCGTTCGTGGGCGATGAGCACCTTGGCGCCGGAGTCGGAGACGATCCAGGCGATCTCCGGCCCGACGAGGTGGTGGTTGACGGGGACGAGGTAGAAGCCGGCCTGCGAGGCGGCGAGGTAGGCGGTGAGGAACTCGACGCCGTTGGGCAGCACGACCGCGAAGGCGTCGCCCTCTTCGAGTCCGGCCGCGCGCAGTCCGTGGACCATGCGGTTGGCCTCGGCGTGCAGCCGCCCCGCCGTCCATGTCCCGCCGTCGGGCGCGATCAGGACCGTGCGGTCGGGGTCGGCGGTGGCCTGGGCCCAGAAGCCGTTGGGCGGCTGGTTCATGAGGCGCTCCGTCCGGCGATGCGGTTGATCCGGTCGATGGCTCGTTCGAAGCCGCTGGTCAGGTCGTCGAAGACGGCCTGCACGCTGCGTTCGGTGTTCATCCGGCCGACGATCTGGCCGACGGGCGTGCCGAGCAGGGCGCCCGTCTCGTACTTCTGGATACGGGATACGGCCTCGGCGACCAGGAGTCCCTGAAGCGGCATGGGCAGGGTGCCCGGACCCGACGGATCGTCCCAGGCGTCGGTCCATTCGGTACGGAGCTGGCGTGCGGGTTTGCCGGTGAGGGCGCGCGAGCGGACGGTGTCGCCGGAGCCCGCGGCCAGGAGCTTGGCCGTCAGGGCCCGGGAGTGCATGTCGGCCTCCTCGGTGGTCAGCCAGAGGGAGCCGAGCCAGACGCCCTGGGCGCCCAGGGCGAGTCCGGCGGCGATCTGTTCACCGCTGCCGATGCCTCCCGCGGCGAGGACCGGGAGCGGCCCCACGGCGTCGACCACGTCCGGGACGAGGACCATGGAGGCGATCTCGCCGGTGTGGCCGCCCGCCTCGTACCCCTGCGCGACGACGATGTCGATGCCCGCGTCCGCGTGGTGGCGTGCGTGCCGGGCGCTTCCGGCGAGGGCGGCGACGAGGACGTCCTGGTCGTGGGCGCGGGCGACGACGTCGGCGGGCGGTGAGCCCAGCGCGTTGGCGAGGAGCTTGATGGGGTAGTCGAACGCCACATCCAGCTGGTTGCGGGCGACTTCCTCCATCCAGCCCGTGATGCGCCAGCCCGACGCCTCGCCGTCGGCGAGTTCGGGGACGCCGTGTCTGGCGAGGGTCTCCTGGACGAACTGCCGGTGGCCGGGCGGGATCATCGCCTCCACATCGGCCTCGCTCACACCCTCCACCTTCTTCGCCGGCATGACGACGTCGAGGCCGTAGGGCTTGCCGTCGGTGTGTTCCTGCATCCAGTCGAGGTCGCGTGCGAGGTCGTCGGGTGCGGTGTAGCGGACCGCGCCGAGTACGCCGAATCCACCGGCCCGGGTGATGGCCGCGGCCACCGCCGGGAAGGGCGTGAAGCCGAAGATGGCGTGCTCGATCCCCAGTTTTTGACTCAGCTCCGTCTCCATGGGCGGCAGGATGCCGCAGTCCGACGGACGAGGGAAGAGATTTTCTGATGCAGTGTCAGATTCTTTCTGATCCCGGGGCCTGCGGGACGGCGGGGGGTGACAGTACTCTCTGCTTCGGCAGGAAGTTTCAGACTCGGAAGAGATTTCGAAAGTTACTTTCACGGCATGGGGAAGGGGTTCCGGATGACCGAGGACACGGCGGGCGGGGGCATCGGCCGGCGGAGGCTGGGCGGTGGGATGCTGGCCCTGGGCGGCGCACTCGCCCTGGCGCCGATCCCGTTCGCGAAGGCGGCGTCTGCCACGGAGTCGGGGGCGGGGTCGTCGGACATGAGTACAGGGACTGCGGCGCGGACGCCTTCGGGGCAGGGCGGACCGACCCTGCGGCGCGGGTCCGCCGCCCGTGCGGGACTGCTTCAGGAGCCGCTCGACCAACTGGTCACCGAGGCGCAGAAATATCTCGCCGACTCCCCCAAGCACCCGTGGTACGCGGGCGCCGTCCTGCTCGCGGGACGGGGCGGGACCGTGGCGCTGCACCGGCCGATCGGCAAGGCGGTGCGCTATGCGGCGTACGACGAGAAGACCGACACCGGTGTGGAGTTCCCGGCCGACCAGCAGATCGACATGGCCGAGGACACCGTCTTCGACCTGGCGTCGGTGTCGAAGCTGTTCACGTCGATCCTGGCCGTGCAGCAGATCGAACGCGGCAGGCTGGAGCTGGAGGCACCCGTCGCCTCCTACCTTCCCGACTTCGCCGGGGGCGGCAAGCAGGACATCACCATCCGTCAGCTGCTCACGCACACCTCGGGATTCCGCGCCTGGATCCCGCTCTACAAGGCGCCCACCCGTGAGGGAAAGCTGGAGCTGATCTGGAACGAGGTACCGGCGAACCCGCCCGGCACCGCGTATCTCTACTCCGACCTCAACCTGATCTCGCTCCAGCTGGTACTGGAGAAGATCACCGGACAGACCGAGGACGTACTGCTCCGCGAGCAGATCACCGCTCCGCTGGGGATGCACCGCACTCGCTACAACCCGCCGGCCTCCTGGAAGCCGAAGGTCGCCGCGACCGAGGACGCCCGGCTCCCCTGGTCCGGACTGGAGCGCGGCCTGGTCTGGGGCGAGGTGCACGACGAGAACGCGTACAGCCTGGACGGCGTCGCGGGCCACGCCGGGGTCTTCTCCTGCGCCTGGGACCTGGCGGTCCTCGCCCGCACCCTGCTCAACGGCGGGGTCTACGGCCGCGCGAGGATCCTCTCCGCGGCATCGGTCGACCTGCTGTTCACGGACTTCAACACCGCGTTCCCCGGTGACGCGCACGGCCTCGGCTTCGAGCTCTACCAGCACTGGTACATGGGGGCGATGGCCACCCCGCGCACGGCGGGCCACACCGGCTTCACGGGCACCAGCCTGGTGCTCGACCCGACCACGGACTCGTTCCTGATCGTGCTGGGCAACTCGGTCCATCCGGTGCGCAGCTGGCGCTCCGGCAGCGCACCGCGTGTCGCCGCCGCCAACCAGATGGCCCGCGCGGTCGCGGTCCGGCCCGCCCGGGGCCGTACGGCATGGTTCTCCGGCCTGGCAAGCGCCTCGTCGGCCACCCTGGCGCTCCCGCCGCTCGCCCTGAAGTCGTCGCGGGCCCGGCTGAGCTGCGCGTTGTGGTGGGACACCGAGCCCGCTTCCGACTTCCTCTTCCTGGAGGCCTCCACGGACGACGGGACCACCTGGCAGCCGGTCCCGTTCACCACCGGTCCGGCCTCGCCGAACGGGCAGCAACAGCCCGAACCGCATCCGACGGGCTCGGTGTCCGGCTGGTCGGGCCGGGTCTGGCACCGGCTGGACGCGGACCTCGCCCAGTGGGGCGGCGGGGCGTTGCGGCTGCGCTGGCGGTACGCCACGGATCAGCTCTACGTCGGCCGTGGGGTGTACGTGGACGCCATCAGGGTCGAGGACGGCGGACGTACGGTCTTCGACGAGGGCCGGCCGTCCGACGCCCGGCGCATCGAGGCGAACGGCTGGGCTGCTTCCGCGAACTGACCGGTACCCGAGGAGGGCCGGGGCGGCCGGGCCATCGCGGCCGGCCGGCCCGGCCACCGCACCGCCCGGACGAGCACCCGAACCGCCGGCCCCGATTCCCCGGCCCCGCTCCGGTCATCCCGGCAGATCGGCGGAGAGGAAGGGGGCAAGCAGCGCGAGCAAGTCGTCAGGGCGGTCGAGGGGAATGATGTGGCCGCAGTCCTGGAGCCGGTGTCCGACCAGGTCGTCGGCGAGCGGACGGAGCTGGCGTTCGAGCGCGGTGCCGACGGGGTGCGAGCCGACGGCCATCGTGGGCATGGTCAGCCGGGCCGTCGCCACGGCGTCCTGGAGCTGCCGCGCGCTGGTGGGCAGGGCCCGGTAATAGGAGAACGCACAGCGCAGGGCCTCGCTCCCGGTGTACGCGTGGAGGAAGGCCGCACGGACGTCGTCGGGTACACCCCGTCCGAGCGTGCCCGAGTCGAGGAACCAGTCGATGTACGCGGCCTCGTTGCCCGCCAGCACGGTCTCGGCGAGACCGGGGACCCCATGGAAGCCGAACCACCACGGGGCACCGCCCGCGAAAGCGTTCTCCGCCCCGGGCAGACGGCCGAGCAGCGCCTCCATCACGACCAGGCGCCGGACGAGGCCGGGCCGGCGCAGCGCGAGCAGGGCGGCGGGGGCGGTGCCCGCATCGATGCCGACCACTGCCGCCGAGGTCTCACCGAGTGCGTCGAGCAGTCCTTCGGCGTCGGCGGCAAGGGTGCCCGCGTCGTAGCCGTCGACGGCACGTTCGCTGGCACCGAAGCCTCGCAGGTCGGGGGCGATGACCCGGTACTGCCCGGACAGCCGGTCCATGATGCCGCTCCAGAGCCGCCAGGTGTGGGGGAAGCCGTGCAGCAGGAGAACCGCAGGTCCGTCCCCGGCGATGGCGACGTTGAGTTCGACGCCGTTCGTTGCGATGCGGCGCAGGTGGTGAGCGGTGGTGACGGGCATGACGGATCCTTGCGGTGGTTACCATTGGTGACCTCAGAACCATAGGTAACCGTCTGGTCGTTGCCCAGACGGCACTTTCAGGGAAGGTGGTGAGCCACAGGTGACCACCTCGAAGCCCCGGGCCACCGGGCGTGGGGTACACGGCGATCTGTTCGACCCCCAGTGCCCGACGCGGCAGTTGCTGGACCGTCTGGGGACGAAATGGACGTCCATGGCGGTCAAGACGCTCGCCGATGCCGCACCGGACGAGGTGCGCTTCGCGGAGCTGAGGCGCCGGATGCCCGGTGTCTCGCAGAAGATGCTGTCCGTGACGTTGCGGAGCCTGACCCGCGACGGGCTGGTGTCGCGCCGGGTCGAACCGACCGTGCCGCCACGGGTCTTCTACCGGCTCACCGGGCTCGGGCTGTCCCTGGAGGCCGTGCTCGCAGGGCTGCGAACCTGGGCGGAGGAGCACATGGCCGAGATCGACCGCGCCAACCACGCCGTGGACCGGGAGGCCGAGGAGACCGAGGTGCCTTAGCCAGGGCCCGACTCGCCCGCTGCCGAGCACCCGCGCCAGGGGCTCGCTCGCGGCAGCGGGCAGAGGCACGGCCTCGACAGGCACGTCCTGCGGCGCCGTTGCCGCATGGCGCGGCGGCCGACGCGAAGCCGGCCACCCGGATACGCGCGGTGCACCAGGAATCGGACGGCACCTCGGAGCCGAAGATCACCGCCGAACTCCACGAGACGAGCGGAGAGGCGCTCAACGACAAACTCATCGGCGGCACCCCTGCGACCCGCCGCCTCCAAACGGCACACCTGAGCCCTTTCTGAAAATGATTATCATCATGCTACGGTCGTCGCACGCTCAACCTTTGACCTGCCTTTTACTCGGAGTGACCCCGTGCGCGTCCTGTCCCGCCCCCTGCTCTTCCCCGCGGTTCTCGCCGCCGCTGTCCTGCTCACCGGCTGCT harbors:
- the paaK gene encoding phenylacetate--CoA ligase PaaK codes for the protein MAVLLDAAERMSSEELASLQLERLRATLHHAYDRVGHYRRAFDRAGLHPDDCRSLADLARFPFTTKADLRDNYPFGMFAVPEEQVRRIHASSGTTGRPTVVGYTDKDLDTWADVVARSIRAAGGRPGHKVHVAYGYGLFTGGLGAHYGAERLGCTVIPASGGMTARQVQLIQDFRPEIIMVTPSYMLTLLDEFERQGVDPRTTSLKVGIFGAEPWTQEMRREIEERFAIDAVDIYGLSEVMGPGVAQECVETKDGLHIWEDHFYPEVVDPFTGEVLPEGAEGELVFTSLTKEAMPVIRYRTRDLTRLLPGTARVFRRMEKVTGRSDDLVILRGVNLFPTQIEEIVLRTPGVSPHFQLRLTREGRLDVLTVRAEARAGATPEQREAAAASVAAAVKDGIGVSVGVEILDPETLERSVGKFRRIVDEREQRGS
- a CDS encoding acyl-CoA synthetase, which codes for MTGVRSSTVDGVVTRSARRTPERTALRYADRAWTYRGLDEAVSTAAAVLMDGHGLHPGDRVASYAHNSDAYLIAYLACARAGLVHVPVNQNLTGEDLAYILSQSGSSLVLTDPDLAGRVPPGHAVRPLRDAPGSLLAELGTPRPFTSAHEPSADDLVQLLYTSGTTALPKGAMMTHGALVHEYVSAVTALDLRAADRPVHALPLYHSAQMHVFLLPYLAVGAENTILDAPDAARIFGLVESGQADSLFAPPTVWIGLANHPDFAVRDLGGLRKAYYGASIMPVPVLERLRARLPELAFYNCFGQSEIGPLATVLGPDEHEGRMDSCGRPVLFVEAKVVDENGKDVPDGTAGEVVYRSPQLCSGYWDKPEESAEAFRDGWFHSGDLAVRDAEGYFTVVDRVKDVINSGGVLVASRQVEDALYTHPAVAEAAVVGLPDERWIEAVTAVVVLRGEATEAELIDHAREKLAHFKAPKRVVFVDALPRNASGKILKRELRDRFA
- a CDS encoding alpha/beta fold hydrolase: MPTFRTYDGTELAYHVMGEGEPLICLPGGAMRAGAYLGDLGGLSAVRQLVVLDLRGTGDSAVPDDISTYRCDRLVEDIEALRRHLGIDGADLLAHSAAGDLAALYAARYPQAVRSLILVAPTTRAVGFPFVEREAREAAALRSAEPWYGQALPALEEIWAGRMTDELRAAARPFLYGRWDAAAQAHADLSARQINSEAAQAYYGQGAFDPAATVAALRTLPCPVLVLAGAYDGVTTPDRAAELAALFPESEFAVQRGAGHFPWLDDPGAFVRTVTAFLDPDVHSVQAGGVRLAHRVWGDPSAPPVVLVHGRCGSSNTWTTVAERLAARHRVYAFDFRGHGLSDWPGRYSFELFRDDLHAFLEVRNLAGATVVGHSMGGAAAYLLAERQPGLIGRLVIEEAPPPFPLETPRAVAERPDGQLDFDWPLVPSIDAQLGDPDPAGRELLGQITAPTLVIGGGPRSRIDQQDIARMARLIPGAQHVTIDAGHLVHTERPEEFLAALRSFGVG